The Parus major isolate Abel chromosome 5, Parus_major1.1, whole genome shotgun sequence genome contains a region encoding:
- the LOC107206019 gene encoding proteoglycan 4-like, translated as METNYTSEMTMLITVSSSTQSVSQNHPLSPPPTLPKPGKDNLRLQRLLKKAARKNAILTSEQGKSFRSSLSPVNEASPDQERAESAAPAEPPETTAPPSAPLPTHLSIRPVSHRAPSPFRKGKPFALKVTEQRRIAEHVKLTASSAMPLLQKPGAPETPQQSQGMGSHLPSPSDPSLSVLPQPPPSSTPSTEQAPGVTYITRVNTYFHSVKPPRAKTPTPNPTQGTVNHEDKRPTSPACQTSSSEPSPEQTPTSLKDSKATPPLPKPPLLPAAETEPPDQAPGPVPTEEPSTSDAHINTTHGSDTEISRSTTAPELPQQDRDVLKPSTSSAPWRQTRPATATPAQTDGTGSTSTDTKAEHVPEPQMTPSLPNTGCLPKAEPASLSVEAPRPSGSGASGWHRLKKHLMVQPEATNFPESEPEKLGQREGNKEDAAQAVIKQDSMLVKSKAMRMWDAILYQVTLTKERKQQAEEKKPQKEESVFLPRRLPILLHKPRFDARKLKELAAKPMTKISTVFELSRFRPKGAEEHTKSFNRTASGWSVN; from the exons ATGGAAACAAATTACACATCA GAAATGACAATGCTGATAACAGTATCATCCTCCACCCAGTCTGTTTCCCAGAACCACCCCCTTTCTCCCCCTCCCACCCTACCAAAGCCTGGGAAGGACAACCTGCGGCTGCAGCGGCTGCTGAAGAAGGCAGCCAGGAAGAACGCCATCCTCACCTCAGAGCAGGGCAAGTCCTTCCGCTCCAGCCTTTCGCCTGTCAACGAAGCCAGCCCCGACCAAGAGCGTGCTGAGAGCgctgccccagcagagccccctGAAACCACAGCACCCCCCTCTGCCCCCCTGCCAACCCACCTCTCCATCAGGCCCGTCAGCCACCGTGCCCCCTCCCCTTTCCGAAAGGGGAAGCCTTTCGCACTGAAGGTCACCGAGCAGCGGCGCATCGCTGAACATGTCAAGCTCACAGCCTCCTCAGCCATGCCCCTGCTGCAGAAGCCAGGAGCACCTGAGACTCCACAGCAGTCTCAAGGCATGGGTTCCCACCTTCCCTCTCCATCTGACCCTTCGTTGTCTGTtctcccccagcctcctccttcCAGTACACCCAGTACAGAACAGGCACCAGGGGTTACCTACATCACCAGGGTGAACACTTATTTCCACAGCGTCAAGCCCCCCAGGGCTAAGACTCCCacaccaaacccaacccaagGAACTGTCAACCACGAAGACAAAAGGCCTACCTCCCCAGCATGTCAAACAAGCAGCTCTGAACCATCTCCAGAGCAGACACCCACCTCACTTAAAGACAGCAAGGCCACTCCCCCCTTGCCAAAAcctcccctccttcctgccGCAGAGACAGAGCCTCCTGATCAAGCTCCCGGACCTGTTCCTACTGAGGAGCCCAGCACCTCTGATGCCCACATCAATACAACCCATGGAAGTGACACTGAAATATCCAGATCCACGACAGCTCCTGAATTGCCCCAGCAAGACAGAGATGTGCTAAAACCATCAACATCCAGCGCTCCCTGGAGGCAAACACGCCCAGCAACGGCAACTCCAGCACAAACTGATGGTACTGGGTCCACATCCACAGACACCAAGGCAGAACACGTCCCTGAACCTCAGATGACTCCCAGCTTACCCAACACTGGCTGTCTCCCCAAGGCTGAGCCAGCATCATTGTCAGTAGAAGCACCAAGACCTTCTGGAAGTGGTGCCAGTGGCTGGCATCGCCTCAAGAAGCACTTGATGGTGCAGCCAGAAGCAACTAACTTCCCAGAATCTGAGCCAGAAAagctgggacagagggaagggaatAAAGAGGATGCTGCTCAAGCAGTCATCAAGCAAGACTCCATGCTGGTTAAATCAAAAGCCATGAGAATGTGGGATGCCATTTTATACCAGGTGACACTCACCAAGGAGAGGAAGCAGCAAGCAGAGGAGAAGAAGccacagaaggaagaaagcGTCTTTCTTCCCCGCCGCTTACCCATCCTTCTACACAAGCCACGTTTTGATGCCCGGAAACTGAAGGAACTGGCTGCCAAACCCATGACAAAGATCAGCACCGTGTTCGAGCTGAGCCGCTTTCGACCCAAAGGGGCCGAGGAGCACACCAAGAGCTTTAATAGAACGGCATCAGGATGGTCGGTCAACTGA